The following proteins are co-located in the Vanessa atalanta chromosome 11, ilVanAtal1.2, whole genome shotgun sequence genome:
- the LOC125067260 gene encoding uncharacterized protein CG16817-like, with the protein MSGDTPVPPPVLWAQRKEDILLTFSVESKDPAIKIEKDSVYFKGINVPDKKVHEVTIPLFDAVVPENSGFENKGRCIEMVLRKEKKDAPYWPSLTKDKKKPHYLKIDFNKWKDEDDENEDGGGNAHDIEEMLRSMGGGAGDKGDKPSFDDLESDSDDENLPDLE; encoded by the coding sequence ATGTCGGGAGATACACCAGTTCCTCCACCTGTATTATGGGCACAACGAAAGGAAGACATTTTACTCACATTTAGCGTCGAATCCAAAGACCCagctattaaaatagaaaaagactctgtttattttaaaggcATTAATGTCCCAGATAAAAAGGTCCACGAGGTAACAATTCCATTATTCGATGCCGTGGTTCCTGAAAACAGCGGCTTTGAAAATAAAGGTCGCTGTATAGAAATGGTGCTGCGAAAAGAAAAGAAGGATGCTCCTTATTGGCCTTCATTAACGAAAGACAAGAAAAAACCACATTACCTTAAAATAGACTTTAACAAATGGAAAGATGAAGATGACGAAAACGAGGATGGCGGTGGTAACGCTCATGATATTGAGGAAATGCTGCGGTCAATGGGTGGCGGCGCCGGCGATAAAGGCGATAAGCCCTCATTTGACGATCTAGAAAGCGATTCAGATGATGAAAACCTGCCTGATCTTGAATGA
- the LOC125067212 gene encoding programmed cell death protein 2-like, with protein MAKSQSKVYLGYEEEIINERNKLQLNYTINKIGGLPNWPPLENIQFSTKCPLCNLHRLLVVQCYAPLDDSVYHRTLYVFACINPSCWVQSESWTCVRSQMQDAPSKTSSVVVMPNAETNLSWCRGSDDWEENDNGDSSNGNVMNIDNNGMQRNSDEEDESNSFELETVEQGLENLQIDSNNANMSPVQGAVGEVAAPVPAAELEEEDESGLVIAETPTVPMNNMASLFTQTAELPSDIRSRLVSGPLQFVSKYIYVEEEWNKASNDDDKVTELLNKYKRDNEIEVGSVADRVAGAPSEDEAYEDATPLHGDRLFHAFLTRLHAQPGQILRYTRDAPPLLGAPLPISENASNSPYKPSICTRCGSRLICELQLVPGFADTLCLFPNHVTLSHLHFLSVLIFTCSQSCWQQNDRLVEEMVILQPEVI; from the exons atggcGAAAAGCCAAAGCAAAGTCTACCTTGGTTACGAAGAAGAAATAATCAATGAAAGGAATAAATTGCAGTTAaactatacaattaataaaattggtggACTGCCT AATTGGCCCCCGTTAGAAAACATTCAGTTTTCTACTAAATGTCCACTGTGCAATTTACACAGACTTTTGGTAGTTCAATGCTATGCCCCCTTAGATGACTCTGTTTATCATCgtacattatatgtatttgCCTGTATAAATCCTTCCTGTTGGGTTCAGTCTGAAAG ttggACATGTGTACGAAGTCAGATGCAAGATGCACCGAGTAAGACTAGTTCAGTTGTAGTTATGCCAAATGCAGAAACAAACTTGAGCTGGTGCAGGGGCTCAGATGATTGGGAGGAAAATGACAATGGTGATTCGTCAAATGGAAATGTTatgaatattgataataatggcATGCAAAG AAATTCTGATGAGGAAGATGAAAGCAATTCATTTGAATTGGAAACAGTTGAACAAGGTCTTGAAAATTTGCAAATTGATTCAAATAATGCTAATATGTCTCCAGTTCAAG GTGCTGTCGGTGAAGTGGCAGCCCCGGTTCCGGCTGCTGAGCTGGAAGAGGAAGATGAATCAGGTCTTGTTATTGCAGAAACACCTACTGTACCAATGAACAATATGGCATCTCTGTTTACCCAG aCGGCAGAACTACCATCAGATATTCGAAGTCGCCTTGTAAGTGGCCCACTGCAAtttgtttctaaatatatttatgtagaagAAGAATGGAACAAGGCATCAAATGATGATGATAAAGTAACTGAATTGCTCAACAAATACAAACGTGACAACG aaaTAGAAGTCGGCAGTGTAGCTGATCGTGTGGCTGGTGCACCAAGTGAAGATGAAGCATACGAAGACGCGACGCCTCTTCATGGTGACCGGCTGTTCCACGCCTTTCTTACACGTCTCCACGCACAGCCGGGACAGATTCTACG ATACACCCGAGATGCACCGCCCCTTCTGGGAGCACCATTACCAATATCAGAAAATGCGTCGAATTCTCCATACAAACCAAGTATTTGTACGCGCTGCGGTTCAAGACTGATCTGCGAACTTCAACTCGTTCCTGGATTTGCAGATACATTATGCTTATTTCCAAACCATGTAACCCTGTCACACCTACACTTTCTATCTGTACTGATATTTACATGTTCCCAAAGTTGCTGGCAACAAAATGATAGATTAGTTGAAGAGATGGTCATATTACAACCAgaagtcatttaa
- the LOC125067521 gene encoding uncharacterized protein LOC125067521, which produces MTWCTKSPFTFCGRRWCPQTLFFRSSFPLARFENFTLLLLCRLDLSAPTAVISFALQTKAVTVNPLCPTNKIAPHKRVARYDNSNPRTFGEFYNLLKPDNLYDAPSGLQEKPQEDDPADCGEIEDYDENDLSSVTPHSLRRQGHKSNRLHSSQHLFNQQLFGFNHGVIRPMIPSQRPTRPPAGGYFGHNPYRQPKPLEPTDYVKPVHEDGHEPHVTYRPGLVGAPIGHVVGLPQVKPTRHYSESTTHKKSNIVNHSHIRTSTQSYMNTYKSHRPRNADGGIIRSFIDLLL; this is translated from the exons ATGACATGGTGCACCAAATCTCCGTTCACATTCTGTGGAAGAAGATGGTGTCCACAAACATTATTCTTCAGGTCATCGTTCCCCTTAGCTAGGTTTGAGAACTTTACACTGCTCTTGCTCTGCCGTCTCGATTTGTCTGCTCCAACTGCC GTTATAAGTTTTGCTTTACAAACGAAAGCAGTAACAGTGAATCCATTGTGTCCAACGAATAAAATCGCTCCTCATAAAAGGGTTGCTCGCTATGATAACAGTAACCCGCGAACCTTCggcgaattttataatttgttaaagcCTGACAACTTGTATGATGCGCCTAGCGGTCTTCAGGAAAAACCGCAAGAAGATGACCCCGCTGATTGTGGTGAAATCGAAGATTATGATGAAAACGATCTTAGTtcag tCACGCCACATTCATTAAGAAGGCAAGGACACAAAAGCAATCGTTTGCACAGTTCACAACACCTGTTTAATCAACAGCTGTTTGGTTTTAATCATGGTGTTATTAGACCTATGATACCTTCCCAAAGACCTACCCGTCCGCCAGCTGGAGGATATTTTGGACACAACCCATATAGGCAGCCAAAACCCTTGGAACCCACAG aTTACGTAAAGCCGGTTCATGAAGATGGGCATGAGCCGCACGTGACGTATCGACCTGGTTTGGTTGGGGCTCCGATCGGTCATGTAGTGGGATTACCCCAAGTTAAGCCCACGAGGCATTATTCAGAGTCAACGACACATAAAAAATCAAACATCGTAAATCATAGTCATATACGAACGAGTACGCAATCCTATATGAATACTTATAAGTCACACAGACCGAGGAACGCTGACGGTGGAATAATAAGATCTTTTATCGATTTGTTActgtaa